DNA sequence from the Candidatus Eisenbacteria bacterium genome:
ACGTCGAATCTTGCCATTTGAATACTGTTGCATTTGATCCTCCAAGCTTGAATGGATATAAAATCCAGCATTTTGCTGGGATAGCTATTTTATAATCCATTGGCTTAGAGGGTGGAAGGCTCCGTGAAATGACCGCTTACAGCCACCGGGGCCTGCGTCAACCAAAAGAGCCACCCCATTTCGAGGCGGCTCGTCGCGGCTCCCCGGGTGCAACCCTTTACGAACCGTTCTCTGTTTTTGAGGATATTTGATCTCAATTGTTGTCCGTTAACCACTCACCAACGATTCATCTTTTGTCTGGCCTTTCTGGATCAGATCCCGCAACCGCAAGTCCCTCAATGCGGACTGAATAAAAAGAAGGGGCAGCCACCGCTATTCCAAATAAAGGACCCAGATGTCGGATATGCCTTCACTGCTAGTGCTGCTGTAGCTGATCGCGCGACCATCAGGAGACCATGACGGGTATGATTGATCTGCTAGATTGAAGGTCAGTTGACTCAAATTCTCTCCAGTGGCAGACATGACCCATATGTCCCAGTTCTCAGATCGATTGGATGAGAAAACGATTTGACTCCCATCAGGTGACCAAGCCGGAAACATGTCGCGAGCAGGATCCGTTGTGAGTTGAAGAGGAGTGCCTCCATTTGCGGATATCACCCATATATCATAATCAGCCCCGAAGACAATCTGATCTCCCACCGGAGACCATGAGACTCCATAAGTAGGCCAGTCGTCGGAAAGAAGTAATTCTGGTGAACCTCCAGAGAACGGAATAATGTATGTTTCCTTGAGATAATCAGGAGAAAAAGAAACTTGAACTGAGTAGACTATTTGGCTACCATCAGCGGAAAAAGAATAGCTTTGTATATTGTTGTCCTCTCCATGGCTCACCAATAATGAATAGTCCGATCCAAAGACTGGGTCCATGATCCAGATCGCATTAGTAAGATCTGATCCATAAGTTATGAAGGTAAGTTGATTCCCGCCTGGTGCCCAGGATGGGCTATGGGATGATCTCAATGGATCATCGGTTAGTCGAACAGATTGCCCCCCTGTCGCAGATATCATGGACAGCTGCCGTGTTCTATTGGTACCGTGATCAGTCACGTACACAAGTTTATCGCCATCCGGAGACCAGGCCGGACTAGCCGCCCAGCCTGTTCGGGAGCTAAACGTCAACTGCACATTGGCTACCGTCGTCGCACTCACAACATTCGACAGCTCGGACCAGTTGGGTGCACCATCGACTGTTTTGAGAGCGAAGAAGTAAGTGGTCTCAAGCTCCAGGTCGCCTATTGTAAAAGACTCCTCGCTCCCCGGAGTTTCAGGCGCAGGTACATCTTGAACCTGGATCGCCTCGGCCCAGGATTCATCTGTAA
Encoded proteins:
- a CDS encoding DPP IV N-terminal domain-containing protein, whose protein sequence is MKIRYLLYVFLILFLGCSDDKSTTPTPSDTTPPAAVQDLATAPSIEDQVTLYWTAPGDDGSSGQAAAYEIRYMTTPITEALWDSATIAPSPPEPAISGQFQHVEISGFDWGEWFFALKTADEVPNWSELSNIASATIGDTTAPGAISDLFVSSFDESSVSLSWTASGDDDYSGRAAGYDLRYALTTITDESWEAATQVQSVPAPDSSGVDEAFTVTNLDAGQEHFFAIKSLDDRSNESDLSNVVSATPILDEIPPEQVSDLEVTSANGHNAILTWTAPGNNGSEGIAAEYDLRYSLAEITDESWAEAIQVQDVPAPETPGSEESFTIGDLELETTYFFALKTVDGAPNWSELSNVVSATTVANVQLTFSSRTGWAASPAWSPDGDKLVYVTDHGTNRTRQLSMISATGGQSVRLTDDPLRSSHSPSWAPGGNQLTFITYGSDLTNAIWIMDPVFGSDYSLLVSHGEDNNIQSYSFSADGSQIVYSVQVSFSPDYLKETYIIPFSGGSPELLLSDDWPTYGVSWSPVGDQIVFGADYDIWVISANGGTPLQLTTDPARDMFPAWSPDGSQIVFSSNRSENWDIWVMSATGENLSQLTFNLADQSYPSWSPDGRAISYSSTSSEGISDIWVLYLE